In Toxotes jaculatrix isolate fToxJac2 chromosome 12, fToxJac2.pri, whole genome shotgun sequence, the following are encoded in one genomic region:
- the LOC121190966 gene encoding fibroin heavy chain-like isoform X1 — protein MARGTVATYLHGVLLLALWKPSLQGGVYIPAGAGGGVGAGLGAGAGPGTGFGPGGTGTGFGPGGTGTGFQPGGGAGPGGAGAGLGSFGPGGGGGYGGQGPGGVGPGGVGPGGVGPGGVGPGGLGPGGVVPGGVGPGGVGPGGVGPGGVGPGGVGPGGVGPGGVGPGGFRPSTFGPGGLGVVPGGVSAGGKPPKTGGYGGRGGITGGFGAGQGAGGVGGGLGLGGPVSGGFGPGGVGPGGYGTGPGGVGPGYGGLGAGGLGGGTLGAGGLGTGRGQGAGGLGAGTGYGPGGGYGGFGGGYGPGGVSQYPGTGGIGPKPPKTSGAGTSLGGTGYGPGGAGVGPGGAGVGPGGAGFGPGGAGFGPGGAGFGPGGTGFGPGGTGFGPGGAGVGPGGAGVGPGGAGVGPGGTGVGPGGAGVGPGGAGVGPGGAGVGPGGAGFGPGGAGVGPGGVPFLPQTGTTGLGPGGKSGGKASKQVPGIGVPGLYQGGLVPGQGFGGRGVLPGVATGSGLGPQTGAGVLGQGGTGPGGAGNGRGQLLPGVFRGYPLISPKSGAGKSKNPAKAAAKYGGAGAGGGALGQGGALGVGAGRLPGGGPGVTPGFGGGVGTGGGPGAVPGFGGGVGTGVGPGTVPGFGGGVGTGVGPGTVPGFGGGVGTGGGPGVASGIPGLGFGPGSAKARKYGQPGGIGTGVAGGLGGGGPGGGAGVGLSTGLGPGTGIGTGGPGGGYGFGPGGVGTVATGGLGGGVPGGGVGFGTGVGPGSGVGFGPGGAGTGPGGIGPGGAGAGPGGAGYGPGRTGYGPGGTGTGLGGAGTGPGGYDASAKARKYGMLSGALGGTGTSTGGVRPGGAVTAVGPGGVGPGGAGTGVGPGGVGPGGAGTGYGPGVGVGPGGVGTGYGPGGVGPGGVGTGFGPGGVGPGSVATGYGPGGVGPGGTGTGYGPGGGVGPGGAGYGPGGYAGAKARKYGLPGGVGGALGAGGLGVGVGPGSGLGVGGGVPGRGVGLTTGGGPGAGLGTSGIPGSGVVTGGGPGGFGPGSAGGYPGGPKSLKYGLPGGGGAPGSGLNGRFGGPAAGGYGPGTGGALGTGRPGFGPGGFGPGGYGPGVGAVPGTGYGPGAGYGTGYGAGLKPAKYGYGTPGSKAAKYGQPGGVTPGVGTGTGTDASVNGTSTGSGTGTTAGPSGGRLGGAGSTQAPASEGDSATGSVIEGSGSPGVEGGTSSAGRPVGTGRDGEGLSGTGIPILAAKPGLNGTDVPGSGGDLSSGTLPGARPLKPPGVPRGDTPGEGDGEGGPDGERVGTRVTGGGPGGVGGGPTSAAGVGGVSGGVTGVGRGDSPAAGTGVGPEGATGGVGGTPKPPKAYRPDGTVAGGVSGGPGGVGAGPGGVGAGPGGVGAGPGGVGAGPGGVGAGPGGIGVGPGGVGAGPGGVGVGPGGVGVGPGGVGVGPGGAGLVPGAGGASGVGTGALKPGKSYGAGGAGVLPGGGIRYPTGAGVGQGTGKLGKAYGTLGAGGLGGVGHGGYGTGPGGYGAGPGGYGAGPGGYGAVPGGYGAGPGGYGARGIGGGPGGAGTLGVGGGGIGPGGTGGGVGGGVGPGGIGGGLGGYGGGVGPGGSRYGTGPGLGTGTGKPPKSYGAGADGTRVGPGGYGTGPGGIGSGPGGFGPGAGSYGTGGTGPGGYGPSSAGTGLGGVGARPGGFGPGGVGPGGVGTGPGSYGPGGAGAIPGVYTAAGQGLGTRKPPKTGYGSSSLGGAQGVVPGGTGTGPGRYGPGGVGPGGVGTGTGGFGPGGVGTGTGGFGPGGVGTGTGGFGPGGFGTGTGGFGPGGVGTGTGGFGPGGVGTGTGGLGPGGVGTGTGGFGPGGIGTGTGGFGPAGQGLGKQKPSKTAGALGGRAGAGPGGVGAGPGGAGPGGYGPAGTGTGPFGYGPGGAGPGGYGPGGAGPGGYGPGGAGTGGYGPGGPGIGPGIGPGGFRPGGAGGYGPGGQALGTRKPSKSGYGSSLGGTGYGPGGGVGRLPGVGTGGITGGGTGSVAGGTGAGGPAGTGLGVGVGGLPAGGAGPGFGGTAGGGYPGYAGAGQKSKAQKAAKYAAMQALLGAGGYRGAGCQGKFCGRRRK, from the exons ATGGCGAGAGGGACGGTGGCCACATACCTACATGGAGTCCTTCTCCTGGCTCTGTGGAAACCATCACTGCAAGGAG GTGTATACATACCTGCCGGAGCTGGTGGAGGAGTTGGAGCTGGCTTAGGAGCAGGTGCAGGACCTGGAACTGGATTTGGACCAGGAGGTACTGGAACAGGATTTGGTCCTGGAGGAACAGGGACTGGATTTCAAcctggtggaggagctggaccAGGAGGAGCTGGTGCTGGTCTAGGGAGTTTTGGaccaggaggtggag GGGGCTATGGTGGTCAAGGACCAGGAGGAGTTGGACCGGGAGGAGTCGGACCAGGAGGTGTTGGACCGGGAGGAGTCGGACCAGGAGGGCTCGGACCAGGAGGCGTTGTACCTGGAGGAGTTGGACCAGGAGGAGTCGGACCGGGAGGGGTCGGACCAGGGGGTGTTGGACCTGGAGGAGTCGGACCAGGGGGTGTTGGACCTGGAGGAGTTGGACCAGGAGGGTTCAGGCCCAGCACCTTTGGTCCAGGCGGACTGGGAGTCGTACCTGGAGGTGTCAGCGCTG GTGGAAAGCCTCCAAAAACAG GTGGCTACGGTGGTCGTGGAGGAATAACTGGAGGGTTTGGAGCAGGACAGGGAGCTGGAGGTGTGGGAGGAGGACTGGGACTGGGCGGTCCTGTGTCAGGTGGCTTCGGACCAGGTGGTGTCGGGCCCGGAGGCTACGGAACTGGGCCTGGAGGAGTTGGACCAG GATATGGAGGCCTTGGGGCAGGAGGTTTGGGTGGGGGAACGCTTGGAGCAGGAGGCCTCGGGACTGGCAGAGGTCAGGGAGCtggagggctgggtgctggAACAGGTTACGGACCTGGAG GAGGATATGGGGGCTTCGGAGGTGGTTATGGACCAGGTGGTGTTAGTCAATACCCAGGAACTGGTGGAATTGGTCCTAAGCCTCCTAAAACAA GTGGGGCTGGAACATCACTTGGAGGAACAGGTTATGGGCCTGGTGGTGCAGGGGTTGGGCCTGGTGGAGCAGGAGTTGGGCCTGGTGGTGCAGGGTTTGGGCCTGGTGGTGCAGGGTTTGGGCCTGGTGGTGCAGGGTTTGGGCCTGGTGGTACAGGATTTGGGCCTGGTGGAACAGGATTTGGGCCTGGTGGAGCAGGAGTTGGGCCTGGTGGTGCGGGAGTTGGACCTGGTGGTGCGGGAGTTGGGCCTGGTGGAACGGGAGTTGGGCCTGGTGGAGCAGGAGTTGGTCCTGGTGGTGCAGGAGTTGGACCTGGTGGAGCAGGAGTTGGACCTGGTGGAGCAGGATTTGGGCCTGGTGGTGCAGGAGTTGGGCCTGGTGGAG TTCCGTTTCTTCCACAGACTGGTACTACCGGGCTAGGACCTGGAGGGAAAAGTGGTGGTAAAGCATCAAAACAGGTTCCAG GAATTGGGGTGCCTGGGCTCTACCAAGGTGGTCTTGTACCGGGCCAAG GTTTTGGAGGCCGTGGTGTTCTCCCTGGAGTGGCCACAGGATCTGGACTTGGGCCCCAGACTG GGGCTGGAGTACTTGGCCAGGGGGGTACTGGACCAGGAGGAGCAGGCA ATGGTCGTGGACAGCTATTGCCAGGGGTTTTTCGTGGCTACCCTCTCATATCACCAAAATCAG GGGCAGGCAAATCAAAGAATCCAGCCAAAGCTGCAGCTAAATACG gtggagctggagctggaggaggtgcACTTGGTCAAGGTGGCGCTTTAGGGGTTGGCGCTGGAAGGCTCCCTGGAGGAGGGCCAGGGgtcacacctggatttggagGTGGAGTTGGAACAGGAGGTGGACCTGGGGCTGTACCTGGATTTGGAGGTGGAGTTGGAACAGGAGTTGGACCTGGAACTGTACCTGGATTTGGAGGTGGAGTTGGAACAGGAGTTGGACCTGGAACTGTACCTGGATTTGGAGGTGGAGTTGGAACAGGTGGTGGTCCTGGAGTAGCCAGCGGCATACCTGGTTTGG GTTTCGGCCCTGGCTCAGCCAAAGCACGCAAATATG GTCAACCAGGTGGTATAGGCACTGGTGTAGCTGGAGGccttggaggaggaggaccaggtggaggagctggagttGGCCTCAGCACAGGACTGGGGCCTGGCACTGGCATTGGGACAGGTGGGCCAGGAGGTGGCTATGGTTTTGGTCCAGGTGGTGTAGGCACTGTTGCAACTGGAGGCCTTGGAGGTGGAGTACCAGGAGGAGGAGTTGGCTTCGGCACAGGTGTGGGGCCTGGCTCTGGGGTTGGTTTTGGTCCAGGTGGTGCTGGCACTGGGCCAGGTGGCATTGGTCCTGGTGGCGCTGGTGCTGGCCCCGGAGGAGCTGGTTATGGTCCCGGTAGAACTGGGTACGGACCTGGTGGCACTGGAACAGGATTAGGAGGAGCAGGAACAGGCCCTGGAG GGTATGATGCCAGTGCCAAAGCTCGTAAATATG GCATGTTAAGCGGAGCACTTGGAGGTACAGGAACAAGTACTGGTGGAGTCAGGCCTGGTGGTGCTGTTACTGCTGTTGGACCTGGTGGAGTTGGACCTGGTGGTGCTGGTACTGGTGTTGGACCAGGTGGAGTTGGACCTGGTGGTGCTGGTACAGGCTATGGACCTGGGGTTGGAGTTGGACCTGGTGGTGTTGGTACAGGATATGGGCCTGGTGGAGTTGGACCAGGAGGTGTTGGCACAGGCTTCGGACCAGGTGGAGTTGGACCTGGCAGTGTTGCTACAGGCTATGGACCAGGTGGTGTTGGGCCAGGTGGTACTGGTACTGGCTATGGACCTGGAGGAGGAGTTGGACCTGGTGGTGCTGGCTATGGACCTGGAG GTTATGCTGGTGCCAAAGCCCGCAAATATG gtctgCCTGGAGGTGTTGGAGGTGCCCTAGGGGCAGGGGGACTTGGTGTCGGAGTTGGTCCAGGTTCTGGGCTCGGAGTAGGGGGAGGGGTCCCAGGAAGAGGTGTTGGACTAACGACTGGTGGTGGACCTGGAGCAGGATTGGGAACCAGTGGGATACCTGGTTCTGGTGTTGTAACGGGAGGTGGACCAGGAGGCTTTGGACCAGGCAGTGCTGGAG GATATCCTGGGGGACCCAAGTCTCTCAAATACG GGCTTCCTGGTGGTGGCGGAGCTCCAGGATCTGGTCTGAATGGAAGATTTGGTGgcccagcagcaggtgggtATGGCCCTGGGACCGGAGGAGCACTTGGGACTGGAAGACCAGGATTTGGACCTGGTGGTTTTGGGCCTGGCGGATATGGGCCTGGAGTTGGAGCTGTGCCTGGTACTGGTTATGGACCAGGGGCTGGATATGGAACAG GCTATGGAGCTGGATTAAAACCTGCTAAATACG GTTATGGTACACCTGGATCTAAAGCTGCTAAGTACG GGCAACCTGGTGGAGTTACACCTGGTGTAGGAACAGGGACTGGCACTGATGCTTCAGTCAATGGCACCAGCACTGGCAGTGGCACAGGGACAACAGCTGGACCCAGTG GAGGACGACTTGGAGGAGCAGGAAGCACACAAGCTCCAGCATCAGAAG GTGATAGTGCCACTGGCAGTGTGATAGAAGGGTCTGGAAGTCCTGGAGTTGAAG GAGGTACTAGCTCAGCCGGCAGACCAGTGGGAACAGGCCGTGATGGGGAAGGCTTGAGTGGGACAGGAATCCCCATCCTTGCAGCAAAACCAG GACTCAATGGGACTGACGTTCCAG GTTCTGGTGGTGACCTGTCAAGTGGGACACTGCCTGGAGCCAGACCTCTCAAACCCCCAG gtgtcccCAGAGGTGACACACCAGgtgaaggagatggagagggaggtcCTGATGGTGAGAGAGTTGGTACAAGAGTCACAGGCGGAGGACCgggaggagtaggaggaggtCCTACCAGTGCAGCAGGAGTAGGTGGAGTTTCAGGTGGTGTAACAGGTGTGGGAAGAGGAGACAGTCCTGCGGCTGGAACTGGAGTTGGACCAGAAGGTGCAACTGGTGGAGTTGGGGGAACACCAAAACCACCCAAAG caTACAGACCTGATGGGACTGTGGCAGGAGGTGTAAGTGGTGGACCTGGAGGAGTTGGAGCCGGTCCTGGGGGAGTCGGTGCTGGTCCTGGTGGAGTTGGAGCTGGTCCTGGTGGAGTTGGAGCTGGTCCTGGAGGAGTTGGAGCTGGTCCTGGGGGAATTGGAGTCGGTCCTGGGGGAGTCGGAGCTGGTCCAGGAGGAGTTGGAGTGGGTCCTGGAGGAGTTGGAGTGGGTCCTGGAGGAGTTGGAGTTGGTCCTGGGGGAGCAGGCTTGGTACCTGGGGCTGGTGGGGCCAGTGGAGTAGGAACAGGAGCCCTTAAACCTGGAAAAA GCTATGGTGCTGGTGGAGCCGGAGTTTTACCAGGTGGAG gtaTACGTTACCCAACTGGAGCTGGAGTAGGACAGGGAACAGGAAAACTGGGCAAAG CATATGGAACTCTAGGAGCAGGAGGCCTAGGTGGAGTCGGACATGGTGGCTATGGTACTGGCCCAGGAGGTTATGGTGCAGGACCTGGAGGTTACGGGGCTGGCCCGGGCGGCTATGGTGCTGTGCCTGGTGGATATGGAGCTGGGCCTGGAGGATATGGAGCCAGAGGCATTGGTGGTGGTCCTGGGGGTGCTGGAACGCTCGGAGTTGGAGGGGGTGGAATTGGTCCTGGAGGTACAGGTGGAGGCGTAGGAGGAGGAGTAGGCCCTGGTGGAATTGGCGGTGGACTGGggggatacggtggtggtgtgGGTCCTGGTG GTTCAAGATATGGCACAGGTCCAGGACTGGGCACCGGCACTGGCAAACCACCAAAAA GTTATGGAGCAGGAGCTGATGGTACTCGGGTTGGGCCTGGTGGCTATGGGACTGGACCAGGTGGAATTGGTTCTGGTCCAGGAGGTTTTGGCCCTGGTGCTGGTAGTTATGGAACTGGTGGCACTGGACCAGGTGGTTATGGGCCCAGCAGTGCCGGGACAGGACTCGGTGGAGTCGGAGCCAGGCCAGGTGGTTTTGGGCCAGGTGGTGTTGGACCCGGTGGTGTTGGCACAGGACCAGGCAGCTATGGACCTGGTGGAGCAGGGGCAATTCCTGGTGTTTACACTGCTGCAGGTCAAGGACTGGGGACAAGAAAGCCACCCAAAACAG GCTACGGATCATCCTCACTGGGTGGAGCTCAAG GGGTTGTACCTGGTGGGACAGGCACTGGACCTGGCAGATATGGGCCTGGAGGCGTTGGACCTGGTGGTGTGGGCACAGGAACAGGAGGCTTTGGACCTGGTGGTGTTGGCACAGGAACTGGAGGCTTTGGACCTGGTGGTGTTGGCACAGGAACCGGAGGCTTTGGACCTGGTGGTTTTGGCACAGGAACAGGAGGCTTTGGACCAGGTGGTGTTGGCACAGGAACAGGAGGCTTTGGACCTGGTGGTGTTGGCACAGGAACAGGAGGCCTTGGACCAGGTGGTGTTGGCACAGGAACAGGAGGTTTCGGACCAGGTGGCATTGGAACAGGGACAGGAGGCTTTGGACCAGCAGGGCAAGGAttaggaaaacaaaaaccttctAAAACTG CAGGAGCATTAGGAGGACGTGCAGGGGCTGGTCCTGGTGGAGTCGGAGCTGGACCTGGAGGCGCTGGCCCTGGAGGATATGGTCCAGCTGGAACTGGAACTGGTCCTTTTGGTTATGGGCCTGGGGGTGCTGGACCTGGTGGTTATGgcccaggaggagctggacctGGTGGTTATGGCCCCGGAGGTGCTGGAACTGGAGGCTATGGCCCAGGAGGACCTGGAATTGGACCTGGAATTGGACCTGGGGGTTTTAGACCAGGTGGGGCTGGAGGATATGGACCTGGTGGCCAAGCACTTGGGACAAGGAAGCCTTCTAAATCAGGTTATGGCTCGTCATTGGGTGGAACTGGCTATGGACCAG GCGGTGGAGTAGGAAGGCTTCCTGGTGTGGGAACAGGAGGAATCACTGGAGGTGGCACAG GCAGTGTAGCAGGAGGAACAGGGGCAGGAGGTCCTGCAGGAACAGGCCTGGGAGTAGGTGTGGGCGGCTTACCAG